The nucleotide sequence GCTCCACTGCTCATCGGTCAACTCGTAACGCCGAACCACACGTCATTTTTACACTGCCTCCAGGGTTTGCGGACACACCCTAATAGATATGAAAGTCGCGCAGCCCGGTCGCCTCGCTGTGCTGGGTCTGGACCTCCTGAACGCGGGCGTGGGGTGGCCCGCGCCGCAGCCAGTGCAGCAGGCGGTCGAGGTCGGCCTGTTCGCCCTCGGCGACCACCTCCACCCGGCCATCAAGCAGGTTCTCGGCGTAGCCCTGCAGCTTCAGGTCTCGGGCGTATCTCTGAACGTACCGGCGGTAGCCAACCCCCTGCACGTGGCCGATCACAAGGGCGGTCAGACGCATGGCCCCAGGGTAGCGGCAAAACACGCAGCGGTATGGAAACAAAGCTGACGTTCCGGTGAGCTGTGGCGGGCGCAACTCACGCGCTGGCCCTTAGAATGCGCGTCATGCGGGCGGCGGGCACAGGATGGAAAGTTGGGGCGGCGAACGCATGTGGGTGAGCGTGTGACCGAGGACCCGGCGGCCCTGAACCGTCACCCAGAGGATTCCAGGCACCGGCAGAGACCTCGCGCGGCAGCCACCCGGCGCTGGCCCTGGCTGGTGGTCCCGCTTGTTGTGCTGGCGCTGGTCGTGGTGTTTGCGCCCTCGTTATTCGGCGGCTGGCTGCTGTCCCGCCTGGGACCGGACCTGGGCCTGTCGGCCGGCCGGGTGGCGGGGCCGATCTGGTCGCCCCGGCTGGAGGGCCTCACGCTGCAGCGCCCCGGGGTCAAAGCCCAGGTGGGCCAGGTCGGGGTGGCCGTGCAGGCCTTCGATCCCCTGACAAAAACGCTGCGGCTGGGTCTGCAAGCCCGGAACGCCACCGTTGACCTGCAGCTCAAGGACCTGTTCTCGGAGCTGGAGTCGTCACAGGGTGGCGAGGGTGCGGGCGGCTGGAACGTGACGCTGGGACAACTGGACCTCCGCAACACCCGCGTGAATGTGGACGGCCAGGGAGCCGACCTGCCCGACGCGCAGCTGCGCGTGCAGACGGCCCCCGACGGGACCATCACGGTGCGGGGCCGCACTCCACAGGGCGAGCTGAGCGCAGACGTAACGGTGGGGACCGGAGGCGCCATCGTTGCCGACGTCTCGGCCGATGCCCAGGCCATCAACTTTTACTGGCCGGGCGTGACCTCCGGGCACATCACCGGGCGTTATGTGCTGGGAGACGGCCCGGTGCGCGGCGACCTGAAACTCACCAGCGCGGCCCTGCGGGTTCCGGAGGCCCGCTTCGTCACGGTCACGGACGTTGCGGGCGCAGTCACGCACCGCGGCGACCAGATTGACCTAAAGCTTGCAGGAACCGGCTGGGACGGCCCGGTCACGGCCACAGGACAGGTGGACCTGCAGGCCCAGCACTGGTCGGTCACGGCGGAGGCCTCCCCCACCGTGTCGGGGCTGGCGTGGGCGCTGGATACCACCGGTGACGGCACCCTGAAATTGCAGGTCACGGCGGGCGGCTGGCAGACGGTGGAGGTGGCGGCCCGGGCACAGGGGGCGGGTCAGCTGGCCGGTATTCCCTTCCGCAACGCGCAGGCACGCTACACCTTCTTGCAGAAGGCGCAGGCACAGA is from Deinococcus aerophilus and encodes:
- a CDS encoding acylphosphatase, coding for MRLTALVIGHVQGVGYRRYVQRYARDLKLQGYAENLLDGRVEVVAEGEQADLDRLLHWLRRGPPHARVQEVQTQHSEATGLRDFHIY